The Diabrotica virgifera virgifera chromosome 4, PGI_DIABVI_V3a genome segment GCACACAAAATGAGATTATAttgatgacaatattaaatagtaCTGGACTCAAAGGGGAACCCTGAGGAAGGCCCACATTGGTAGTTCTTGGTCCTAGCAGATTTAAGGAAATAGGATCACGAACAGACACCAAACGATTAGTCAATAAATGTTTAACCAATTCAATAAGTAACCATGGCAAATTGAGATCTCCCAAAGCGTCCAATAATTGGATGATTGACACTTTATCATATGCAGAAGAAATGTCTAACATAACAGCAGCTGCTGGTTTCCTTTTTGAGATATTCATTGAGATTTCATTGACCAGATGAATTAAGTTTTCAGACACCCCTCTACCTTTACGAAAGCCAGTCTGGAAAGGCGATATGAtcataaaatgttctacataccAATCTAACCTTATTTTTATCATGTTCTCTAAAAGTTTACTAACACACGATGATAAAACGATTGGTCTCCAGCCCGAAagacaatttatatttttattgggtTTGGGAATTAAACACACTGTTTGTGATTTCCATTGAGTGGGGATATGCATTCCCTCCTTTAAacataaattgaaaaattttaacaggaACTTGATTGCTGACTCTGGAAGATGTTGCAACATAGAAAATGTTATACCATCCTGGCCCGGCACAGTATCCTTTCGTTCAACCAAAACCAATGAAAGTTCGTTTAAAGTGAAGAGTTCACACTCGATAGTATTAGATTTCACTGGGTGAGACGCAATGTCCTCGAATACAGGTGGAGTCAATGAACAAAGCATTTCCTCCCCTAACGATAAATTACTAGGAGTTCTAACTGAGGCTTTAGTGAAAGCCTTATGGAAACTTCTCACTTTTCTCCACATTACTGATATTGGAGTATCAGGTGAAATTGTGGAACAAAACACAAcaaatgattttttctttttggatttAAGTTCTTTTTTACAATGtgccctaatttttttaaaattaatgaagTTTTCTAAAGAAGGTACCTGTTTGAACTTCTTGACTGCCTCCCTCTTTGATTTAATTAAAACTGAACACTCTTCATCCCACCAAGGTAATTGTGGTTTATGGAATCTAACACGCTTTTTCTTAGGGATGAACCTGTTTGCTGCGTCTAATATTAGGTTTTGAAAATCTGTGTAAGACTCATTAGGGATGTTGTTAATGTTAGAGTCAATATATTGGTTGAATTGTTCCCAATTGGCTTTTTTCACATTAAAGATACTGCGATCTTGAAGAGGGTCATTTCCTTGGGGACTATTTCTATCCTGCCCGTAACACACTACAAAAGGAAAGTGATCACTTGCTCCTATCTCTGGAAAAACTTCCCAGAGGCAGTCCACAGCCAAACCTGGAGATGCTATAGCTACGTCAGGGACACTGTTTGAGTCAGGCGGTGAGATTCTTGTCGCCTCACCTGTATTGAGAAAACACAAGTTATCCTCCTCCAAAAGATCTGCAAGACGATTGCCGTTCGGATTGTTAGATGATGAACCCCATAAAGAATGTTGGCAATTCAAGTCACCTATGAAGAAAAACGGTTTATCACACATTTGAACCAATTCTCTAAAGATCTCCTTACGAAAACGAACATCTGGTGTCTTATACGAtcctataataaaaaaattttcaaatttgatAATGATAGCCTGCCATTTTTCAGGCAAGTGAATATGTGAAATGTCTATCCTATCAGCTGCCAGAGACTGATGAATAAGTACAGCTATTCCACCCCATCCATCAATCCTATCATCCCTATAGCAGTAAAAATTGGGAATATACAAGTGCTGTGAAAATTTCAGATGTGTTTCATTTAGAAGAATGATATTAACATCATATTCGTTAATAAACACCATTAGATCTTGCTTATTGTTAAAGAAACCATTAATATTCCaatgcaaaatattaaatatcataactatatatataatttgttactattattattattttttctttttaatataaaaaataatatattatattatctgtaagaaGTAAATGAAAATTCAGTCAACACTacttttactaaaattagatgtATTATGTGACTCATCAAAACCTGCAAATTCCATATTATTATCAGAGGTTAAATCAACGTTTTTTGAAAATACACTATCCTGAGAATGTACACGATTGCGTGTTAATGAGAGTGCAAAACTTGGGCCTTGTGATCCCGTATACTTTTGTGAAtcgtttaatttgtttaaaatcggtAATCTAGGTAAATTTCTGCTTAGATCCTCGTTTAATAAAGCTTTATGCGCTTCTTTGTCATAACTAATGTCTTTAAGAATTACTTTATTTTTCCTTTTAACTGGGACCACATGACTTTGACTCTGGAAATGGGGAGTGGAGGATGGGGATTTTTGAAGTGCTTGAGTAAATGCTCTGGGTGAGCTGGATAATAAAGAAGGAAAATCCCTACTTCTCCTCTGAAACATTCTCGAATTCTCTGGCTTTTCCTTAATTGGGGGAAACAGCTTGGCAGCTTCAAAAAAAGTGAGATCTTGGAAGACCATTACTTCATTTATCTTTTTCTGTCTTTCGAATTCTTTGCAAATTTTATTTGTGGCAAGGTGATCAAGATCGCAGTATAGGCATTTTGGTACAGAAACTGTGCAGCTTTGTACTGTATGTTCATCGGAACATTTCGGGCATCTTGCTTTTCCCCTGCACTGTCTTTGTGAGTGCCCAAATCTTAGGCATTTGAAGCATTGCTGTACAGGAGGGATGTATGGATCTACTGTTACCAAGTTTGAATATATGATTATTTCTTTAGGGGGAGTTCTTACGTCAAAGAGTAGTTGTACAGTTCCTGTTGGAATGTATGTAACGGTCCCATTGCTATCTAAAACTCTTCTGTTAAGTCGTCTGGCCGATATAATTTTcacgtttttttgtaatttactgtCGTTAACTATGTTTTCCATTGAAATATTTATACTTACATCTCTAATAATACCCCTTGATGTTAGCATTTTTTGAGGTATATAAGCAAGAAATCCTTTCTCTAGGATTTCTGTGCTATTTAGTACCATATTTGCCTGTTTGGAGGTGTTAAAAATTACTCCAATTCTATTCATGCCTTTTCTGCTAATTTCTTTAATTCCAGTCGTACCCATTGTATGAAATACTTTCCCAATATCCATAGGATGGATATTTCCTGCTTTTCCCTTGTCACTCTCTATCATAATAAGGAATGGGCCGAAGTCAGTGTCCTTGTATTCAACTTTTCTTCTACTAATATTTTCAATCCTAGATGATAAGTTATTAACTTCTGTTAACATGATCTGATCGTTTtggaatttattttttaaagcacAGAGTTCTCTTtctattaaattaatgttatttttatgtctcggGGCTAGCATGTgtatggaatttaaaaaattttgcgaGTTCAATGAAAGCAAAGCATAGATCCCGCCCCCTTTGTCAGGGGGGCCGGGAGAGTTTGTGTCCATCTCCTAAGCCAGCCTCTACTCTACTATACTACTGCTACTATGATTATATAAAggcaaaacttacagaaaagtccTTAGTATTTCTTATTCACTACTAacgtattatcccgttttaacttttaacttaactactaaattaatgtTCAAACACTAACTAACTATATCTACAGTATAATTACttaatttataacaattttaacgCGATGATTTAAGATTTTTCTGACAAAACATCTAATCACACCCACGCCATTTTCTCACCAAAACAAAACCTCAACTTCAGCAGACTCTTTCAGAGCTATTGACATGACAGAAAGTGTCAGAAAGAAAGTTAGGTTAATGGCGTGGTCTAGTGAGGAAGTCAGCCATAAAACAATAGTTCAAAGAACAACAcaccatagaaaaaagtgttgtgtgatttggtagaatgcgatcttatccttcaaaaaatatgtcacgtatttcagcacctggaaaattggaaggatactacaaatctggcctccacataagtggtctgtagcttcgacataataggtgtgaaattttaaacgttcttgctgttgattggataggaagggtagcgttatctagcctccacgctaggtacaccatagcctccatacggtacttccaatatttaatattattttattcaagtggacaataaaggtaaaacacaaacaacttttgtttcttaattatttatttatacaataatgtgacattttacatagaaatatgagtatttaatttcgattaaatatatgtttacttgttgaatttatcggctgcacacaacagctgatcggccattagacccaacaacaaaacgcgaaataaaatgtgtatttttaaactgttggataaacagtacgtacaatcagaaaaacttacctttaaaaaggtactcgattatgaaataacaaaaatatcaaaaaacacgactgaatatcagctttttatggtgacacaaactaaacacaaacaccaaacacatcaacatcacataaccgaccatataaaataagtgaacgacaacgaacgaacgaacacgaacacagattcacagatagcgcaggatttgtcaaaagtcatgttccaccaatcacaatgccgacatcagcgcctctgactaaacggaaggaaaataaatacgattacatgttttttattagagttagcgggGCATGCAACACACGGCCTGAATATTGAAATTTGGCAATGTGCATTGAAGTCCTGTAAGTGTAAACATATCTCTGCATAGTTATTCCGTGCTTTATGTGGCtgcaaaatataaatatatacttctatcttcttcttttattCAGCTGTCATGAATGTCATTTGCTTGCATTTGTGTTTTGATTTGATTATGGTAGGGGGTGGGGAGTTCGAACTTGTAAATTTATAGGAATTATTAggtaaaaacaataataaacaaaTGATTTATGAATTAACTACCAGTCAGAATAGTTATAATATAAAGGAATTAAAATAGTTATTGTCGTAGAAAAACATTTTAGAAATATATAACCACTGGAACAATCATGGCTAGTCAAATACAAAAGGTGTTAAAACAAGCCCTTCTAACGTTCACAAATAGTTCGCCTGTTCACTTTATAGCAGGTCTGGATAGTTTGGCGTCTGTATTAGATAAAACTACAGCAGAAGATCTAAATTTTGATATAACTGCAGCCACCAAATCTGAGGAAGGCGCTCCTGTTACCTACATTGACGTCTTTGAAGATTCAACATTAACCATGGGCATTTTTGTTCTACAAAAAGATAAAAAGCTTCCTCTACACAACCACCCTGAGATGTACGGGCTCATAAAAGTGTTAGCTGGAAAAATAATGGTGAAGAGTTACTCCATAAACACGCCAGCAACTATAGAAGCTGATACGAGAAGTTGCAAAGACAATCAAACAGGTTCTGGCTCAAATATTATGTTAAGTCCCGACAAAGGTAAAAGGAAACGTTTTGTAACAGCAGAATTTGTTAGTAGTGATATCATCGGAGTGGACAGTAAACCTTGTATATTAGATCCAAATAAAAGAAACATTCATGAAATCCACAGCGTAGGTGGTCCAGCTGCTTTTATAGATATCCTGGCGCCTCCATACAATACTCTTATACCTGGGGTAGGACCCAGGTATTGTTCCTATTACAGTATTGTTACCATCTTGCCGAACGTTTCTAATGTTTATCGACTACAAGAGACAAAAAACCCTTCTTGGTACTGGACTGATACTGCTCCATACTTGGGACCTGATCCAACGGCTAATATGAACATAGAGAGTGAATCTGTGTGATGTGCTATGTTGTTGATTGTTTTGTTATTTCAATGTGATATACTGTATCATAATAAGTTATCATGTTGCACTTTTTCTTATGCATTGAATGACACATGTTACTTtatatgaaaatttaataaaaattttatccCATAGTTCCAACCTTTTATATTTAACACCTACGCTGATAAATATACCTTGTATTACACTAACGGTTGACTGTGGCGAAGGTTCACTACGAGACATATATAACTAACTTGTAACGCACTCAATGTAAGTGTGATAAAAATGATCGATAAAGAATGTTCACCTTCTTTggatttatttaaaatatgtatGCAGGTAAGATACTTGATGGATTTAAAGAGGAAGTTGTAAGAGTTCTTCCacacaaaaaattaactttttctcGGGGTTAATCTTAATTTGAGGGTAAAATACTTAGGTATTATGTAATGTTGCTTAATtacaagatttttttaatttacaatgaATTCATACacttctaaaattatattattgaagaGTAATAAtttggaaaatgtttatttttaagcaCTAAGATACTTACATCTTAATATAAGGTGATACATTACTGTCACATAGATGACAAACTAAACAGTCTTGAAATAAAATCAGAAATAGGACTGAAATACATTGTTTTattaaatgttatgtttatatgggacataaaaacaacatttaaCTCATACATGCCACAAGTCAACAGTTTTGTCAACTATTACACATTTTATATTCTCAGCATCGTAGTATGTATTGTAGTTCAAATTTTTCATACATTTTAAATTACCCCAACATTTTAAAATAACCCGCCACGTCTAACCTAGAATTCTTCTTTTTAAAGGTACAAAGCTTAGCAGAGTACAAAATTAAAATGTTTTGAACACAGACTGCCAtatcaaaaaaagaagaagagtcgAATCGTTCTGTGAAATGTCAACAGGCCGCGacttaatagggcttttcattcacagtcatttgtttcgagcttctgtcatgtgtcgtctaatattaatatatctacgtcatacgttattggtattgccaataaattagggagtttttgttgctacgtaacgtacgcatctccgtatacgtaaagccactaacgtgtcgtagaggatgaacgttaaaataggtagtttttgtgactgccttaacgtaacgtaaagtaatttttaaattccgttgacattaaaaaaataaaacacaatatacaattaatatacaaatgtaaaaaaagataaatgaatgatgaaattgtatggtttttattgcttctatttaaatataaaaatattatttttccttaggttaaaatttttttatttttgtttatacctactttttagttgtaaattattgtacctacatcagaattccagtataatgtaaatagtttgttcatatttatttgaaaattttacagaaattagctcatttatttatcaagttattaattgtggtgatcactgtatttcttaaattaatacaagatttgtttgttttgctttattaatagacaacttgaaaacaataaaattttaaatctattatgaagttccaatttccaattacaaacacagaataattttactcaaatagactaaaccaataaccaatataaccttaaatatttataaacgggtactggtagtacgctgatgaaatgttcatttacTTCATTTGGTAGCCATTGGTAGATAATCgccaatcgggcaagatcctcgtgtgcattcggtgactttcgtctcgatagggatgcgttctcacgtacgtatcagagcgctactttaggtaatacgcatcgagatacgggagttcaaccattaatgcgcaagcgtatatgtcaaaaagatgggttacgtttacgtatttgtgtgcacaaaaactccctattgatacaaaccaaagacgtatgacgtagatatattaatattatgtgacacatgacagaagctcgaaacaaatgacaatcgatgaaaagccctatagtaaAACATTCTACTAAAATATTTTCTACACTCTGTGTTTTTTAAACACAGATTGCCATGTCAAAGCAAgaatagagagttattgccaccggcaaataaaggatcctttattacaggatactttaataaaggacaaatacaggacgggtctaaaagagtggtattgcaaacgcagttaaagaatcttttattttgacaaatgacatgaaatatttttgtaaatataaaaataacctataaaattccatttgtcgatataaattaaaataagataattgaagagtaaaacgttaaatttaattattttgtcatttaaagatgtttagagaacaacataatatatcccataatactcatcgttcaataatatggaagtgcaataaattggaaatactattttaggagtttttaaatacttttgcattatgggtatatgtaatggggaatttctggagaatatattattagggaatagtggatatccattcctcaactacaactaccgaatgacaccattccagaattttcagacagaagttgtgtttttataatccatcacaaatcccttcaagaattgttattgaaagaacatttggtattgtgaagagatttcccattttaccatatgtaatgagatgcaagttaccttttattaaaaaatatcagcttgttcagttttacatattgcagtagtacataatagagaaaacgttgaaatactggcaaatgagtgtgctgttgatattgatatagaagctgtggcagtacattttcaaccaggagctaatctaatgcgactaaattgtgtgtgtgtgtttctttaaaattattgttcgacatttaaagctagcgcttaaactaattttatttttattggactgcagtttgttaataaatttataaataaatataaatattatattggtgactgattttaagtattttatgatcattagcaggttttaaataataaatttataaatatatacatacatgctattggcgtttgatcttttatccattatggccctctctttctttcttttcacctctggataactagttatcaggaagtttatctgacagattagatactaatagatatctgacagagaaaaacttcccgttaactagttatccggagctgaaaagacagatactaaggatactgttatataaacttcccaataattaattatctgaaaatgaaaagacctctaatctgtcagataaacttcccgatatacaaaaagataatagaagaattaagctttatgctggtttttattaatttttttggcaatgtttaaataaacaaatactgatggcacgaaatggatcacgaacaaggaggaatgaagaaggaattggagattgtgtttaccattaaacgcataaaactgcagtatctgggacacatatgataaatcagcaccgttactccctgctgcagtacatattgcaaggtacagtcaaaggtaagcgaagacctggtagagggagaatatcaatggaactgtttcgaatcgcagctagcaaggttacgattgctatatgatttccaacattcgaaacggataagaaccaaaagaagaagatggcatgaaaatgaaagtgtattaatacttttgattaaaaactttatagattctaatctgtaaaagattaaattttcaaaaataaatacttgaacctttgttttattttgttaacctgttaTAAATCTCTTGAatagaattttcaaaaataaatacttgaacctttgttttattttgttaacctgttgttataaATCTCTTGAATA includes the following:
- the LOC126883855 gene encoding uncharacterized protein LOC126883855, with product MLAPRHKNNINLIERELCALKNKFQNDQIMLTEVNNLSSRIENISRRKVEYKDTDFGPFLIMIESDKGKAGNIHPMDIGKVFHTMGTTGIKEISRKGMNRIGVIFNTSKQANMVLNSTEILEKGFLAYIPQKMLTSRGIIRDVSINISMENIVNDSKLQKNVKIISARRLNRRVLDSNGTVTYIPTGTVQLLFDVRTPPKEIIIYSNLVTVDPYIPPVQQCFKCLRFGHSQRQCRGKARCPKCSDEHTVQSCTVSVPKCLYCDLDHLATNKICKEFERQKKINEVMVFQDLTFFEAAKLFPPIKEKPENSRMFQRRSRDFPSLLSSSPRAFTQALQKSPSSTPHFQSQSHVVPVKRKNKVILKDISYDKEAHKALLNEDLSRNLPRLPILNKLNDSQKYTGSQGPSFALSLTRNRVHSQDSVFSKNVDLTSDNNMEFAGFDESHNTSNFSKSSVD
- the LOC114325397 gene encoding 2-aminoethanethiol dioxygenase, which translates into the protein MASQIQKVLKQALLTFTNSSPVHFIAGLDSLASVLDKTTAEDLNFDITAATKSEEGAPVTYIDVFEDSTLTMGIFVLQKDKKLPLHNHPEMYGLIKVLAGKIMVKSYSINTPATIEADTRSCKDNQTGSGSNIMLSPDKGKRKRFVTAEFVSSDIIGVDSKPCILDPNKRNIHEIHSVGGPAAFIDILAPPYNTLIPGVGPRYCSYYSIVTILPNVSNVYRLQETKNPSWYWTDTAPYLGPDPTANMNIESESV